A genomic segment from Candidatus Brocadia sinica JPN1 encodes:
- a CDS encoding carboxypeptidase-like regulatory domain-containing protein, with amino-acid sequence MISSVQFRLFITVAMMAFVFSCVKDYGNTLRNNEKKETLSGKLVGVVTRGPISPMSKDENLQTKPAIDVKIVVMTLSGKIVETVATDNDGRYSITLPGGTYRVEMLPSSSEMTKDLPTVVTIIKGKETHLDIHIDTRIR; translated from the coding sequence ATGATCAGCTCAGTTCAGTTCAGGCTATTCATAACTGTGGCAATGATGGCATTTGTTTTTAGCTGTGTTAAAGACTATGGCAATACTTTGCGAAATAATGAAAAAAAAGAGACATTAAGCGGAAAGTTAGTGGGTGTCGTAACACGAGGTCCAATTTCACCTATGAGTAAAGATGAGAACCTTCAAACAAAACCGGCTATAGATGTAAAAATTGTGGTCATGACCTTATCAGGAAAGATTGTAGAGACCGTAGCGACTGACAATGATGGCAGATACAGTATCACCTTGCCTGGCGGGACTTATCGCGTTGAAATGCTCCCTTCATCATCAGAAATGACAAAAGATTTACCTACCGTAGTAACTATTATCAAAGGTAAAGAGACACACCTTGATATTCACATAGACACTCGCATACGTTAG